Part of the Zingiber officinale cultivar Zhangliang chromosome 6A, Zo_v1.1, whole genome shotgun sequence genome, CTACCGCATTCTTGCTACTTTCTACATCGTCGGAAACTAACTTAAGCATCGGAGAGTCAATACCGGGAACCACTTCCCTGCCTAGCACCGATGCTTCTGTATTACAGGACTGCATGGAGTTTTCACTTCGTAACCTTTAAGCTACATCTCCAGCTTGTCATTTTCTCTACTTTCGGGCTAGATCACTAAGTAAATCAAGGCATTAGTATTACTTCAAGTCTATTCCGCTACAAAAGAAGATCGTCGTCAAAGCAAAGTGAGCTATTTATCCCTCCTCTCTCTATCTCCGGAGTGTCTTAGTAAATATCATCTTCCCTTTACTTATCCTTCTCTCACCTCTTCCTAAACAGACCGAGTAAAAAACGTTAGAGGAAGACGGAGAGTAAAATGGGATACACATAAATTGGAGTACTGAAATATAATATTTTCCATGATAGTTAAAATTGTTCGTCTTATCATTTCAGCTAGCAAGTTTGGGAATATCCAAATCACAtctcaaaatttatcaaaatcagGTGTCTAATATCCATTTTGCCCCTCTTATTATTCATGATAGATTGTAAATGATTATGCATTTATGCAATGGATGGGCCGAATTTAACTTGATCAGAAACAAATTGAAAAAAATCAATATTCTAAATATAGtatatcaaaataatatttaaatgtaTAAATATAATCAGGAAAATATATGAATGCATGGAACCTGGTTCTGtgtcattttaaattttataagtcCATCAATCAATTTAAACTAAAACAAATTGATGGGTTTGGAGAGCTCAGAATAATATGGAGCTATATTCTATAATTAatctaattcttttgattatatacatattttcaaatatcaatttgaaataatatattaagagcagtaattttttaaatatgaatatatttataaaattaaattcatgttcaaaatataaaattaattgataGACAAGCTCATAATGACAAAGAATTAAGTTAtatgtatttatttaatttttctgattatattcatgctcttaAATATTATTTCATATCTTATATTAAGGgcaataattttttgattaattgacTACTATAATATATCAATTCGATCAAGTATATCTAACGAATTGTGTATGAATTGATTGTTATATTAATACAATCGATTCAAAGGGGTAAAAATGGAATTTGAtacatgatttaataattttaaatttagacatGTGATTTTGATATTTAGAAACTTTAGTTATGTGGTTTAGTTATTTATCTCATTTAAATTTTAAGCGATAATTTTTAGGGGGAATGATAAATTGGTAATTCTACCAAGCATGGTTTTTTTCATAGTCATCGTAACTCTATACCTAACTATAATGTTTAACAAAAATTAATCAGCGGATCACCTAAAAACCCTAAGTTAATGTGCCATCAGCCGTAAATAATTTTTGATTTATCCAGATggctaataaatttttttatgggATTAAGTTGGTCATTtctaaaattagttagtaaaagcAAGGCCATTGGTgccaactatttttttttttttaaaagagaaatcaTTTTTTAGTAAAAGGCTAGGTGATTACACTTATTCCAGAAGTCTGTCATAGTATATTCCAAGTCATGTGAAAAAGATAAATTACACGTTCAACTTATAATCAACTGTCAAATGGTTAAAAGATGCAAAGAGTTATTTTTCCCCGAGAAAAAAAATCATTTCCCTATCATTGCACCATATTTCTGAAAGTAAACTATAAACTCAATTAgtctatcaaaataaattaaaaggtgCTCATGATGGACCATCAAAAATTCCAACGGATGATTTGAGATGAGATCGTTCACCGGCAAGGAAGCGTGACAAACGGATAAGTAAAACAatactaaataaattggtatttATCAATTGGTCTGACAATTGGGTCGTTTGTTGAGAATTGGgtagtttgtttaattaattgacGGTGACTAATTAAACACTGGATCGTTGGAGGCACTCAAACTCTTTTCTGATACACTGGAAACTTAGAAAATTAGAATAATCACGAACGGCGTGCAAGGAAATCaacttattattatatttttttagattGTAATAACATGAAAATCAATGAAAATGATTTGATAATGACGGAGCGATATTTCCACAGCCATTAAACAGCCAGTCAGTCAACTTGATTAGTCAACGTCGTGCCGAGGAAACAGTGTGCAATATTGCATGGCTAGAATTTGATGGGCCCCTGTAATTCCTTAATTTTAGATGAAGACAATTttgcaaaatgaaaaaaaaatgttgcagaaaaataaattagctcctTATTCACGAAattcaatataattttttttttcgctCCATCTTCATGCAAGTTATAATTTGTAGCTATCTCTCCAATTTGAGATAAACAATACCCGGTCACGCATTTCGTCAAACACGTTGCATACGCTTCTTTCTGCATGCTGTGGCGCAGCGCCCTGCAACTTCTCCGGCGCGCACTACTGCAATCTCCACCGCCACTTGTTCTAGATCTCCTCTGCTCATTTCCACGCCGCCTCGCCTTAAACTCCCTTCGCCTCTAATTCCAACAACCATACAGACGTTTATGTTATACCGCTCAGATTGATTTAGGTTCGAGTTCTTTAATATATATAGCTATGATCGATCCATACATGCACTAGTGTTCTTTGAATTAATGAGGAATTATGAGACTCACGTAAAGCCGATTCATTAATCACAGCCATCGAGCTCACGTTAAATCCCAATCTTTTTAGCTGTCTCCCCGCCACGTCGCGTCGACGTCCCATGCATCCCACGCACGGCGGTCAAAGATACAGTATGTCCGGCCCCGGCCGGTGTCTTATCCTCTCGCTTACCAAGGCGCATAGCATAGGATCGGACCTCCCTCCCCACCGGCATTTCCGACGGCCAGATGagcaacatccgaggaggagccCGTCATCCGCCGGAGAATGTTCTCCTTGCGGTCGGTCCCACGCATCACCTGCAATTGTTAATTAATCTGCTAGCTTCTCGGTTTCGTCACCGACCGCTCATTGAATACGGACAGTTGACGTCGACTGATAACAACCGTCGGATTCCTATCGCATCGTGTTGATCGGTTCACGACGTGGTGGGGGCTTCAGGTAAAATTGAGCGTCTCGATCTTTATGTATAAATACAAGGAAAGTGGATAATTTCAGCCTCTCCCACCATTCACGCGCCGGAGATCGATCATTCATGGGATCATCCAGCTCGATCGGCGGCGGCGGCTCTGCCTACCTCTTCTTCTTCGCTCTGCTTTTTCATGGTAATTAAGCACCAATTAATTAAGCAGGGCAGTGGCCGGCATTGtcgttatatatatattatatatgttgTAAATTATTGCTTTGTAGCGATGGAAGCAGCAGTGGGCGTCGATCTACTTGACCCAACGGCGGAAGTTTCGAAGGTATTAGTTAACGGTAAGATGAAATCCACGATGTAGTGACATTTTCGTAATTATCTTGACTTGGCTCGAGCGAGCATTTACGTGCAAAATTAAGGCGCTTATATATATATGCTGAAGGAGAAACCTCCGCCATCAACGCCCCACTGGCCGAACCCAATCCTCCGGCGATGTCGCTGAAGGTGGAGGAGCGGATGGGGGAAGAAGGACTTTGCTCAAAGGAAGATATACTGCTGTACCAGGGGGAAACGGCGCCGCTTCCCAACGGGATTCCGACCTACACGGTGCAGATTCTGAACACCTGCGCCGGCAGTTGCGCCGTCGGCGTCATCCACGTGCGATGCGGATGGTTCAGCTCCGCCCGCCTGATCAACCCCCGCGTCTTCCGACGGCTCAGCTTCGACGACTGCCTCGTCAACGACGGCGCCGCCATTGCGCCGGGAGACTCCGTCTCCTTCCAGTACGCTAACTCGTTTCCCTACCCGCTCTCCGTCGCCTCCGGCGCCTGCTAATCACCGAGAGATCCTCTCTCCAGTTGCTTGATTAATTGGTCGCCACGTGTAATAATGGACGTCGGATcagttaaattaataattaagtgAAATATATGCTCTGCAATTTAACAACCAGCATTTAATTTGCTCGAGAAATTTATTTTCTTCACAAATCAATCTATCCCATTTGTAACATGGGCCGGTGCTATCAACGAACCGCTTTCTGGCCTACCATAAATTTAATGTTAATTGTCAATAAAAGGACAGACATAATTGATCCTTTGAAAAGTCAAAAGTAATTCGACGGACCAAGTCTGGTCAATGTTTCACATTGTTGAAGCTGGAATTTTTGAATATTCAAttgttataattaattaataccaGCGTTTTAATAACACACCACGTCGTGAACTGGGAATGTGATTCCCTAATCGGACGGTAAATCGCCGCGGATCACGAAATGATGGACGGTTGGCGGCTCCCGTGCTTTGGGACGGGCGGGATCTTTTGGCCCCATTCGACGCCGGGAACCTTTATAATGCAGATCACTGATCCCTTCGCTCACCGCCCCCTCGATCGTCtcactcctcttctcttcttaggTGATCAAATTCTCCGATTTCCGAAGGAAATCAACGAGTGAGTAATTAATTGTGTAGAGAATAGAAATGCCTTTTTGCGGATCGAGCGAGGATGGTACCAGGATTTTCTACAGGAGATTTGGCCACGGGAACACCAAAGTCCTCCTGATCATTGGTAggttttaggattgttgtttgctTTTCCAATAGATCAGTGTTTTGAATGGcgatcgtttttttttttttgttttgttttgtttttgtgaaGGATTGGCAGCGACGCATGATTCGTGGGAACCCCAGATCAAGGGGTTGACGGGCGCGATTGAACCCAACGATGAGGAGGAAGCAGCGTCTATCGATGGCGATGGGAACTTGGATGGCGATGATGAGGAGTCGCAGAGTGGGATCGAGGTTTGCTGCTTCGACAATCGTGGGGTGGGCGAGAGCTCAGTACCCATGAAAAAATCCCAATACACGTATGCTTCTTGCTCTGCTACTCATTCTTGTGGTAATGTTACTACTTCTGTGTTCGGAGGGCATCGTTATTGTAATGCCAGGCTCGAACTTTATTTCATCTGTTGGAAGTTCTTAGAAATTAGAATGCTTTATCGTGCTTTTTTTCCCCCTCCTTTGATCTTTTCTAATTTTATTCTTCCTATCCTTTGGAGAAAAAAGAATTTTCAACTCCAAATCAGCAAGTAGACGCACAAATCTGCAAGATATTAACCACTTGGTTTACTTTTCGATTTCAGAATTTTCTCTGGTTGCTTGCCTAATAGTTTGACAAATAGATTGCCACCAGTATCTAGTCATAGAATCTTAAATTTCTTATTGAAGAATGTATATCGATGCGAATCTgttaaattttttacaaaatttcttGTATTTCAGAACCACTATAATGGCGAAAGATGCACTTGCCCTATTGGATCATCTAGTTTGGAAAAAGGCTCACGTGTTCGGTCATTCAATGGGTTAGTTGACTCGCTATCTTTCATTCTGTACCATTTTGACCTTTACTTAACTGAAGTGACCTTACTGCTAATACATATCGAATTTTATTAAATTGGATAGGCAAGATGAGA contains:
- the LOC121994572 gene encoding TPD1 protein homolog 1-like, translating into MGSSSSIGGGGSAYLFFFALLFHAMEAAVGVDLLDPTAEVSKVLVNGETSAINAPLAEPNPPAMSLKVEERMGEEGLCSKEDILLYQGETAPLPNGIPTYTVQILNTCAGSCAVGVIHVRCGWFSSARLINPRVFRRLSFDDCLVNDGAAIAPGDSVSFQYANSFPYPLSVASGAC